One Bemisia tabaci chromosome 7, PGI_BMITA_v3 DNA window includes the following coding sequences:
- the LOC109030124 gene encoding cathepsin F encodes MAPLRLCLGSFLVLCIVIDTTFSSAGVKYLPPVAPQKVHYGSLDANAVKSLFNEFTREYGKRYENLKEKEERLRIFSENLKRYDAMNAEEQGTAVYGIDEFSDMTVEEFSNKMLTLNINSYKKRLGEKYDDPSLKHVKAPKNFDWREKGGVTPIKDQGACGSCWAFSTVANIEGLYFNKYKKLVNLSEQQLVDCEKNSDGCWGGWMASAVEYLAEAGGLQDEDSYPYMAVDQVCQFDKTKVVAEVEKNVMLPTNEKKMMAYLFKNGPISIALDARAMGGYKGGIAHPTEQWCSKNSTKVNHGIALVGYGVKVVQFDDKKKRLPYWIAKNSWGTDKCDKGYWYVYRGDNVCGLANWPSSAVLK; translated from the exons ATGGCACCCTTACGACTTTGTTTAGGTTCTTTTTTGGTTCTTTGCATTGTGATCGATACCACCTTTTCTTCCGCTGGTGTAAAGTATTTGCCCCCTGTAGCACCGCAG AAAGTGCACTATGGGTCCCTTGATGCCAATGCGGTAAAATCATTGTTCAATGAGTTTACTCGAGAATACGGTAAACGATACGAGAATCtgaaggagaaagaagaaagactgagaattttctcagaaaatttgaaacggTATGATGCAATGAACGCAGAGGAACAAGGAACAGCCGTCTACGGGATCGATGAGTTTTCGGATATGACAG tcgAGGAATTCAGTAATAAGATGTTGACACTGAATATTAATTCCTACAAAAAGCGGCTAGGCGAAAAATATGACGACCCTAGTTTGAAACACGTAAAAGCTCCGAAGAATTTCGACTGGAGGGAAAAAGGAGGGGTTACTCCAATAAAGGACCAG GGAGCTTGTGGCTCTTGCTGGGCTTTCTCTACTGTTGCTAATATCGAAGGACTTTATTTCAACAAGTACAAGAAATTGGTGAATTTATCTGAGCAAC AGCTCGTTGACTGCGAAAAGAATTCAGACGGATGTTGGGGTGGATGGATGGCATCAGCCGTTGAATACTTAGCGGAGGCAGGAGGATTACAGGACGAGGACTCATATCCGTACATGGCGGTTGATCAAGTGTGCCAATTTGATAAAACGAAAGTCGTAGCCGAGGTTGAGAAGAACGTTATGCTACCGACGAACGAGAAGAAAATGATGGCTTACCTCTTCAAGAACGGACCTATCTCCATTGCTCTTGATGCCAGGGCCATGGGT GGGTACAAAGGAGGTATCGCCCATCCAACTGAACAATGGTGCTCCAAAAATAGCACAAAGGTGAACCATGGGATAGCATTGGTAGGCTACGGCGTGAAAG TTGTTCAGTTCGACGACAAGAAGAAACGTTTACCATATTGGATTGCAAAGAACAGTTGGGGCACAGACAAATGTGATAAG